Proteins encoded together in one Streptomyces sp. B1I3 window:
- a CDS encoding pyridoxal-dependent decarboxylase: protein MPTPPLAGGTAGPTHLRPLLDTVLTALHHGATRRDGPLPAGGPTTVTQHMRDATHPLIPDHGTGAHHALRTLVTALAEGAADPAHPHCAAHLHTPPLALAAAADLAASALNPSMDSWDQAPAASALEATLTTALATEIYPHAPRPDALITTGGTEANQLALLLARERHGPVQTICAANAHHSITRAAWLLGLPSPVVIPAPTGVMDPTALHDALTRLDGPLLVTATAGTTDTGDIDPLTHIADLTTTHGAELHIDAAYGGPLLFSPTHRTKLTGLHRAHSVTLDLHKLGWQPASAGILAVPDHHDLDALHHHAPYLNADDDTDAGLPDLLGRSLRTTRRPDALKIAVTLQALGRDGLADLIDRTLAAAHHLARIITETPTLELYAHPPISTVLFRPTDADDTTVAAIRRTLLTEGHAVLGRARAGGRLWLKATLLNPHTTPQDLHRLTTLVTHAATALTEGSTPR from the coding sequence CAGGCCCCACCCACCTGCGCCCCCTGCTCGACACCGTGCTCACCGCCCTCCACCACGGGGCCACCCGCCGCGACGGCCCCCTCCCCGCAGGCGGCCCCACCACCGTCACCCAGCACATGCGCGACGCCACGCACCCGCTCATCCCCGACCACGGAACCGGCGCCCACCACGCCCTGCGCACCCTGGTCACCGCACTCGCCGAAGGTGCCGCGGACCCAGCACACCCCCACTGCGCCGCCCACCTCCACACCCCGCCCCTCGCCCTCGCCGCCGCGGCCGACCTCGCCGCGTCAGCACTCAACCCCTCCATGGACTCCTGGGACCAGGCCCCCGCCGCCTCCGCCCTCGAAGCCACCCTCACCACCGCGCTCGCCACCGAGATCTACCCCCACGCCCCACGACCCGACGCCCTCATCACCACCGGCGGCACCGAAGCCAACCAACTCGCCCTCCTCCTCGCCCGCGAGCGCCACGGGCCCGTACAGACCATCTGCGCCGCCAACGCCCACCACAGCATCACCCGCGCCGCCTGGCTCCTCGGCCTGCCCAGCCCCGTCGTCATCCCCGCCCCCACCGGCGTCATGGACCCCACCGCCCTCCACGACGCCCTCACCCGCCTAGACGGCCCACTCCTCGTCACCGCCACCGCCGGCACCACCGACACCGGGGACATCGACCCCCTCACCCACATCGCCGACCTCACCACCACCCACGGCGCCGAGCTCCACATCGACGCCGCCTACGGCGGCCCCCTCCTCTTCAGCCCGACCCACCGCACCAAACTCACCGGCCTCCACCGCGCCCACAGCGTCACCTTGGACCTGCACAAACTCGGCTGGCAACCCGCGTCCGCCGGCATCCTCGCCGTCCCCGACCACCACGACCTCGACGCCCTCCACCACCACGCCCCCTACCTCAACGCCGACGACGACACCGACGCAGGACTCCCTGATCTCCTCGGCCGCTCACTGCGCACCACCCGCCGGCCCGACGCCCTGAAAATCGCCGTCACCCTCCAAGCACTCGGCCGAGACGGGCTCGCCGACCTCATCGACCGCACCCTCGCCGCCGCCCACCACCTCGCCCGCATCATCACCGAGACCCCCACCCTCGAGCTCTACGCACACCCCCCCATCAGCACCGTCCTCTTCCGCCCCACCGACGCCGACGACACCACCGTCGCCGCCATCCGCCGCACCCTCCTCACCGAAGGCCACGCCGTGCTCGGCCGCGCCCGGGCCGGCGGCCGCCTCTGGCTCAAAGCCACCCTCCTCAACCCCCACACCACCCCCCAGGACCTCCACCGGCTCACCACCCTCGTCACCCACGCGGCCACCGCCCTCACCGAAGGAAGCACCCCCCGATGA
- a CDS encoding lysine N(6)-hydroxylase/L-ornithine N(5)-oxygenase family protein gives MTDRTDRTDRPASRPDRPHDLIGIGIGPFNLSLAALAHSTPHPLTTAFYEQNPAFHWHPGLLIDGATLQVPFLADLVTLADPTSPWSFLNYLRTRERLYPFYFAERFHIHRTEYDAYCRWVSRQLPTLHFSHQVDAIRWNTDRSLFEVDFTQLDPHGEAEALGRAHTRHIALGVGTEPFVPEPLRPLAEAPAVPVIHSADYLHHRESLLDAGHITVIGSGQSGAEIFLDLLRARPRGAERIHWLARTPAFAPMEYSKLGLEHFTPDYTRYFHALPEAVRDTLVPSQWQLHKGIDTDTITAIHDELYRRTLDGGWPDATLTPGVHVRTAGRVSGTRIELHLEHTQEATRTRLTTDAVVLATGYRERPLDTLLTALAPHIRRDASARPRIDETYRLDLDPAITGHIYVQNAERHTHGVGAPDLGLAAWRSATILNDLTGTTPYPLPHRTAFTTFGLTPHHEPRIPGQNTGPSSLTHGR, from the coding sequence ATGACCGACCGGACCGACCGGACCGACCGGCCCGCCTCCCGCCCCGACCGCCCCCACGACCTCATCGGCATCGGCATCGGCCCCTTCAACCTCTCCCTCGCCGCCCTCGCCCACAGCACCCCCCACCCCCTCACCACCGCCTTCTACGAACAGAACCCCGCCTTCCACTGGCACCCCGGCCTCCTCATCGACGGCGCCACCCTCCAAGTCCCCTTCCTCGCCGACCTCGTCACCCTCGCCGACCCCACCAGCCCCTGGAGCTTCCTCAACTACCTCCGCACCCGCGAACGCCTCTACCCCTTCTACTTCGCCGAGCGCTTCCACATCCACCGCACCGAATACGACGCCTACTGCCGCTGGGTCAGCCGGCAACTCCCCACCCTCCACTTCAGCCACCAGGTCGACGCCATCCGCTGGAACACCGACCGCTCCCTCTTCGAAGTGGACTTCACCCAACTCGACCCCCACGGAGAAGCCGAAGCGCTCGGCCGCGCCCACACCCGCCACATCGCCCTCGGCGTAGGCACCGAACCCTTCGTCCCCGAACCCCTGCGCCCCCTCGCCGAAGCACCCGCCGTCCCCGTCATCCACTCCGCCGACTACCTCCACCACCGCGAGAGCCTCCTCGACGCCGGCCACATCACCGTCATCGGATCCGGCCAGTCGGGCGCCGAAATCTTCCTCGACCTCCTCCGCGCGCGCCCCCGAGGGGCCGAACGGATCCACTGGCTCGCCCGCACCCCCGCCTTCGCCCCCATGGAGTACTCGAAACTCGGCCTCGAACACTTCACACCCGACTACACCCGCTACTTCCACGCACTCCCCGAAGCCGTACGTGACACCCTCGTCCCCAGCCAATGGCAACTCCACAAAGGCATCGACACCGACACCATCACCGCCATCCACGACGAGCTCTACCGGCGCACCCTCGACGGCGGCTGGCCCGACGCCACCCTCACCCCCGGCGTCCACGTCCGCACGGCAGGCAGAGTCTCCGGCACCCGCATCGAACTCCACCTCGAACACACCCAGGAGGCCACCCGCACCCGCCTCACCACCGACGCCGTCGTCCTCGCCACCGGCTACCGCGAACGCCCCCTCGACACCCTCCTCACCGCCCTCGCCCCCCACATCCGCCGAGACGCCTCCGCCCGCCCCCGCATCGACGAGACGTACCGCCTCGACCTCGACCCCGCCATCACCGGCCACATCTACGTACAGAACGCCGAACGCCACACCCACGGCGTCGGCGCCCCCGACCTCGGCCTCGCCGCCTGGCGCAGCGCCACCATCCTCAACGACCTCACCGGCACCACCCCCTACCCCCTCCCGCACCGCACCGCCTTCACCACCTTCGGCCTCACCCCCCACCACGAACCCAGAATCCCGGGACAGAACACCGGACCCAGCTCCCTCACCCACGGCCGCTGA
- a CDS encoding bifunctional UDP-sugar hydrolase/5'-nucleotidase, which yields MPLNRRTFLGRSAVAGAGAALAGGAVAGPAGAAEQKGHGHGRPAKRYSFTVMGTTDLHGNVFNWDYFTDREFDDKAHNDVGLAKISTLVEQIRAERGRRNTLLIDAGDTIQGTQLSYYYAKIDPITARRGPVHPMAQAMNKIGYDAAALGNHEFNYGIPVLRKFEEQCDFPLLGANALDAKTLRPAFAPYVIKRMRTPHGRDVRVAVLGLTNPGIAIWDKANVGGKMVFPGLEEQAAKWVPKLRSMGADVVIVSAHSGSSGTSSYGDQLPYVENAAGLVAEQVPGIDAILVGHAHSEIPEYFVTNKATGKQVVLSEPLKWGQRLTLFDFDLVWEKGRWVVEKVGAEVLNSNTVAEDPRITSLLGDEHTKVVAYVNQVIGTSVASMSTVDAPWKDEPVIDLINLVQAETVRTALAGGEYAALPVLSQAACFSRTAAIPAGEVTIKDAAGLYPFENTLEARLLTGAQLKDYLEYSAKYYVRTAAGAPVDTSKLTNAENIPDYNYDVVSGVTYDIDIAKPVGSRIVGLSFEGKPVDPAAQFVFAVNNYRASGGGNFPHVPGAKQLWANSDEIRNTIIGWVQAKGSVNPAEFASVDWRLTREGVPVF from the coding sequence ATGCCGTTGAACCGTAGGACGTTTCTGGGCCGTTCGGCTGTCGCCGGTGCGGGTGCGGCACTGGCCGGCGGGGCCGTCGCGGGGCCTGCCGGGGCCGCCGAGCAGAAGGGGCACGGGCACGGGCGTCCGGCGAAGCGGTACTCGTTCACCGTGATGGGCACGACGGACCTGCACGGCAATGTCTTCAACTGGGACTACTTCACGGACAGGGAGTTCGACGACAAGGCGCACAACGACGTCGGTCTGGCGAAGATCTCGACGCTGGTGGAGCAGATCCGCGCGGAGCGGGGACGCCGGAACACCCTGCTGATCGACGCGGGTGACACCATCCAGGGCACTCAGCTGTCGTACTACTACGCGAAGATCGATCCGATCACGGCGCGGCGCGGTCCGGTGCATCCGATGGCGCAGGCGATGAACAAGATCGGCTACGACGCCGCCGCGCTCGGCAATCATGAGTTCAATTACGGCATTCCGGTGCTGCGGAAGTTCGAGGAGCAGTGTGATTTCCCGCTGCTGGGTGCGAATGCGCTGGATGCGAAGACGTTGCGGCCGGCGTTCGCCCCATATGTGATCAAGCGGATGCGTACGCCGCACGGGCGTGATGTGCGGGTGGCGGTTCTGGGGCTGACGAATCCTGGGATCGCGATCTGGGACAAGGCGAACGTGGGCGGGAAGATGGTGTTCCCGGGTCTTGAGGAGCAGGCGGCGAAGTGGGTGCCGAAGCTCCGTTCGATGGGTGCGGACGTGGTGATCGTGTCGGCGCATTCGGGTTCGTCGGGTACGTCGTCGTACGGGGACCAGTTGCCGTACGTGGAGAACGCGGCGGGTCTGGTGGCGGAGCAGGTGCCGGGGATCGATGCGATTCTGGTGGGTCATGCGCACTCGGAGATTCCCGAGTACTTCGTGACGAACAAGGCGACGGGCAAGCAGGTCGTCCTGTCGGAGCCGTTGAAGTGGGGGCAGCGGCTGACGCTGTTCGACTTCGACCTGGTGTGGGAGAAGGGCCGCTGGGTCGTCGAGAAGGTCGGCGCGGAGGTCCTGAACTCGAACACGGTGGCGGAGGACCCCCGGATCACGTCGTTGCTCGGTGACGAGCACACGAAGGTGGTGGCGTACGTGAATCAGGTGATCGGTACGTCGGTGGCGTCGATGTCGACGGTGGACGCTCCGTGGAAGGACGAACCGGTCATCGATCTGATCAATCTGGTGCAGGCGGAGACGGTGAGGACGGCGCTGGCGGGTGGGGAGTACGCGGCGTTGCCGGTGCTGTCTCAGGCGGCGTGCTTCTCACGTACGGCGGCGATCCCGGCCGGTGAGGTGACGATCAAGGACGCGGCGGGGCTGTATCCGTTCGAGAACACGCTGGAGGCCCGGCTCCTGACGGGTGCGCAACTGAAGGACTACCTGGAGTACTCGGCGAAGTACTACGTGCGGACGGCTGCGGGGGCGCCGGTGGACACGTCGAAGTTGACGAACGCGGAGAACATCCCGGACTACAACTACGACGTGGTCTCGGGCGTGACGTACGACATCGACATCGCGAAGCCGGTGGGTTCGCGGATCGTGGGTCTGTCGTTCGAGGGGAAGCCGGTCGATCCGGCGGCGCAGTTCGTGTTCGCGGTGAACAACTACCGGGCGAGCGGTGGGGGCAATTTCCCGCACGTGCCGGGTGCGAAGCAGCTGTGGGCGAATTCGGACGAGATCCGGAACACGATCATCGGGTGGGTGCAGGCGAAGGGTTCGGTTAATCCGGCTGAGTTCGCTTCGGTGGACTGGCGGCTGACGCGTGAGGGTGTGCCGGTGTTCTAG
- the pyk gene encoding pyruvate kinase: protein MRRAKIVCTLGPATDTYEQIKALVEAGMDIARLNLSHGTYAEHRARYDYVRAAAEETGRSVGILADLQGPKIRLGRFAEGPVLLERGDDFTITVEPMEGDRHTCGTTYDGLATDVTPGERILIDDGRVTLEVTEVDGPRVHTTVIEGGMVSDHKGLNLPGVAVSVPALSEKDVDDLRWALRTGADIIALSFVRSGRDIDDVHRIMKEEDRHLPVIAKVEKPQAVDNIDDIVAAFDGIMVARGDLGVEMPLEQVPIVQKRAIKLARRNAKPVIVATQMLDSMIDNSRPTRAEASDVANAVIDGTDAVMLSGETSVGKYPTETVRTMARIVEAAEEDILAKGLPPLTDHNKPRTQGGAVARAAAEMGDFLGAKFLVAFTQSGDTVKRLSRYRSPIPLLAFTPDRATRAQLNLTWGVETFLGPHVESTDAMVAQVDEELLRIGRCRKGDVVVITAGSPPGVAGSTNLVRVHHIGEEDSPE, encoded by the coding sequence ATGCGCCGAGCCAAAATCGTTTGCACCCTGGGACCCGCAACCGACACATACGAGCAGATCAAGGCACTCGTCGAAGCGGGAATGGACATTGCCCGCCTCAACCTCAGCCACGGCACCTACGCCGAACACCGAGCGCGATACGACTACGTACGCGCAGCGGCCGAGGAGACCGGACGCAGCGTAGGAATCCTCGCCGATCTTCAAGGTCCGAAGATCCGCCTCGGCCGCTTCGCCGAAGGCCCCGTACTCCTTGAACGCGGCGACGACTTCACCATCACCGTCGAACCGATGGAAGGCGACCGCCACACCTGCGGCACCACCTACGACGGCCTCGCCACCGACGTCACCCCCGGCGAACGCATCCTCATCGACGACGGCCGCGTCACCCTCGAGGTCACCGAAGTCGACGGACCCCGCGTCCACACCACCGTCATCGAGGGCGGGATGGTCTCCGACCATAAGGGACTCAACCTCCCCGGCGTCGCCGTCTCCGTCCCCGCCCTCTCCGAGAAGGACGTCGACGACCTCCGCTGGGCCCTGCGCACCGGCGCCGACATCATCGCCCTCTCCTTCGTGCGCAGCGGACGCGACATCGACGACGTCCACCGCATCATGAAGGAGGAGGACCGCCACCTCCCCGTCATCGCCAAGGTCGAAAAACCCCAGGCCGTCGACAACATCGACGACATCGTCGCCGCCTTCGACGGCATCATGGTCGCCCGCGGCGACCTCGGTGTCGAGATGCCCCTGGAACAGGTACCCATCGTCCAGAAGCGCGCCATCAAGCTCGCCAGGCGCAACGCCAAGCCGGTCATCGTCGCCACCCAGATGCTCGACTCGATGATCGACAACTCCCGTCCGACCCGTGCCGAGGCCTCCGACGTCGCCAACGCCGTCATCGACGGCACCGACGCGGTGATGCTCTCCGGCGAGACCAGCGTCGGCAAGTACCCGACGGAGACGGTCCGCACGATGGCCCGCATCGTCGAAGCGGCCGAGGAGGACATCCTCGCCAAGGGTCTCCCGCCCCTCACCGACCACAACAAGCCCCGCACCCAGGGCGGCGCGGTCGCCCGCGCCGCAGCCGAGATGGGCGATTTCCTCGGCGCCAAGTTCCTGGTGGCCTTCACCCAGAGCGGCGACACCGTCAAGCGCCTCTCCCGTTACCGCTCCCCGATCCCGCTCCTCGCCTTCACCCCGGACCGGGCCACCCGTGCGCAGCTGAACCTCACATGGGGTGTGGAGACCTTCCTCGGCCCGCACGTGGAGTCGACGGACGCGATGGTGGCGCAGGTGGACGAGGAACTGCTGCGGATCGGCCGCTGCCGGAAGGGCGACGTCGTCGTCATCACGGCGGGCTCCCCACCCGGAGTCGCCGGCTCCACGAACCTGGTGCGGGTGCACCACATCGGCGAGGAGGACAGCCCGGAGTGA
- a CDS encoding ANTAR domain-containing response regulator, with protein sequence MTTPESHEPVTADDDKSHVPPLTTRVVIAEDEALIRLDLKEMLEEEGYSVVGEAGDGQRAVELAREHRPDLVILDVKMPVLDGISAAEKIAEESIAPVLMLTAFSQRDLVERARDAGAMAYLVKPFSKSDVVPAIEMAVSRFAEMKALEGEIADLSQRLETRKLVDRAKSILQTDYGLSEPAAFRWIQKTSMDRRMSMQQLAEALIEDAEEKKKAAE encoded by the coding sequence GTGACCACGCCCGAGTCGCACGAGCCCGTTACCGCCGACGACGACAAGTCGCACGTCCCGCCGCTGACGACCCGTGTCGTCATCGCCGAGGACGAGGCACTCATTCGCCTCGACCTCAAAGAGATGCTGGAGGAAGAGGGCTACTCGGTCGTCGGCGAGGCCGGGGACGGGCAGCGGGCCGTGGAGCTGGCCCGGGAGCACCGGCCGGACCTCGTGATCCTCGATGTGAAGATGCCGGTCCTCGACGGGATCTCCGCCGCCGAGAAGATCGCCGAGGAGTCCATCGCCCCGGTCCTGATGCTCACCGCGTTCTCGCAGCGCGACCTCGTGGAGCGGGCCCGGGACGCCGGGGCGATGGCGTACCTGGTGAAGCCGTTCAGCAAGAGCGACGTGGTTCCGGCGATCGAGATGGCCGTGTCGCGGTTCGCCGAGATGAAGGCGCTCGAGGGCGAGATCGCGGACCTTTCTCAGCGGCTGGAGACCCGGAAGCTGGTGGACCGGGCGAAGAGCATCCTGCAGACGGATTACGGTCTCTCCGAGCCGGCGGCGTTCCGCTGGATCCAGAAGACGTCGATGGACCGGCGGATGTCCATGCAGCAGCTCGCCGAGGCCCTGATCGAGGACGCCGAGGAGAAGAAGAAGGCGGCCGAGTAG
- a CDS encoding ABC transporter ATP-binding protein gives MTALLEVEDLRVAYGKIEAVKGISFSVEAGQVVTLIGTNGAGKTTTLRTLSGLLKPSGGRILFDGKPLSGIPAHKIVALGLAHSPEGRHIFPRLTITENLQLGAFLRKDKAGIEKDVQRAYDLFPILGERRKQAAGTLSGGEQQMLAMGRALMSQPKLLMLDEPSMGLSPIMMQKIMETIVELKAAGTTILLVEQNAQAALSLADQGHVMEVGKIVLSGTGADLLHDESVRKAYLGED, from the coding sequence GTGACCGCACTGCTCGAGGTCGAGGACCTCAGGGTCGCCTACGGCAAGATCGAAGCCGTCAAGGGAATCTCCTTCAGCGTCGAAGCCGGCCAGGTCGTCACCCTCATCGGCACCAACGGTGCGGGCAAGACCACCACCCTGCGCACCCTCTCCGGCCTCCTCAAGCCCTCCGGCGGCCGGATCCTCTTCGACGGGAAACCCCTCTCCGGCATCCCCGCGCACAAGATCGTGGCGCTGGGCCTCGCCCACTCCCCCGAGGGCCGCCACATCTTCCCCCGCCTCACCATCACCGAGAACCTCCAGCTCGGCGCCTTCCTCCGCAAGGACAAGGCGGGCATCGAGAAGGACGTCCAGCGCGCCTACGACCTCTTCCCCATCCTCGGAGAACGACGGAAGCAGGCAGCCGGCACCCTCTCGGGCGGCGAGCAGCAGATGCTCGCCATGGGACGCGCCCTCATGTCCCAGCCCAAGCTGCTCATGCTCGACGAGCCCTCCATGGGTCTCTCCCCGATCATGATGCAGAAGATCATGGAGACCATCGTCGAGCTCAAGGCGGCGGGCACCACCATCCTGCTCGTCGAACAGAACGCCCAGGCGGCCCTCTCCCTCGCGGATCAGGGCCACGTCATGGAGGTCGGCAAGATCGTCCTCTCCGGCACCGGCGCGGACCTGCTCCACGACGAGTCGGTCCGCAAGGCCTACCTCGGCGAGGACTGA
- a CDS encoding ABC transporter ATP-binding protein, giving the protein MNTMTTTTETTAPVLDAGGVTMRFGGLTAVRDVDLKVNAGEIVGLIGPNGAGKTTFFNCLTGLYVPTEGTVRYKGTVLPPKPHLVTQAGIARTFQNIRLFANMTVLENVLVGRHTRTKEGLWSALLRGPGFKRAEAASHARAMELLEFIGLQDKADHLARNLPYGDQRKLEIARALASDPGLLLLDEPTAGMNPQETRVTEELIFAIRDMGIAVLVIEHDMRFIFNLCDRVACLVQGEKLVEGTPAVVQGDERVVAAYLGTPFEGDTPEKTGAPAAVPAPAPAPEAGTAPGAGSEAEAEAEGTEAAATPGAAHIAEARTPKADEAQRTTSTEGEGQ; this is encoded by the coding sequence GTGAACACCATGACGACCACCACCGAAACCACCGCGCCCGTCCTGGACGCCGGCGGCGTCACCATGCGCTTCGGCGGCCTCACCGCCGTACGCGACGTGGACCTCAAGGTCAACGCGGGCGAGATCGTGGGCCTCATCGGCCCCAACGGTGCGGGCAAGACCACCTTCTTCAACTGCCTCACCGGCCTCTACGTCCCCACCGAGGGCACGGTCCGCTACAAGGGCACCGTCCTGCCGCCCAAGCCCCACCTCGTCACCCAGGCAGGCATCGCCCGCACCTTCCAGAACATCCGGCTCTTCGCCAACATGACCGTCCTGGAGAACGTTCTCGTCGGACGCCACACCAGGACCAAGGAAGGCCTCTGGTCCGCACTCCTGCGCGGCCCCGGGTTCAAGAGGGCCGAAGCCGCCTCCCACGCACGCGCCATGGAACTCCTCGAGTTCATCGGCCTGCAGGACAAGGCCGACCACCTCGCACGCAACCTCCCCTACGGGGACCAGCGCAAGCTGGAGATCGCGCGCGCCCTCGCCAGCGACCCCGGCCTCCTCCTCCTGGACGAGCCCACCGCCGGCATGAACCCGCAGGAAACCCGCGTCACCGAGGAACTCATCTTCGCCATCCGGGACATGGGCATCGCCGTACTCGTCATCGAGCACGACATGCGCTTCATCTTCAACCTCTGCGACCGCGTCGCCTGCCTCGTGCAGGGCGAGAAGCTCGTCGAAGGCACACCCGCCGTCGTCCAGGGTGACGAACGCGTCGTCGCCGCCTACCTCGGCACCCCCTTCGAAGGGGACACCCCCGAGAAGACCGGCGCCCCCGCCGCGGTGCCCGCGCCGGCACCGGCCCCCGAAGCCGGCACCGCGCCCGGGGCCGGCTCCGAGGCCGAAGCGGAGGCCGAGGGCACGGAAGCGGCGGCGACCCCCGGGGCGGCGCACATCGCCGAAGCCCGGACGCCGAAGGCGGACGAAGCGCAGCGCACCACCAGCACAGAAGGGGAAGGCCAGTGA